Proteins encoded within one genomic window of Halocatena marina:
- a CDS encoding PHP domain-containing protein produces the protein MRDFHAHSNYSDGRFLSRMVRAAQEAGLEAFGFTDHCSVSSREAMQHARASMGFNLDITYERRRDSIERLRREVSGIEIYDAVEMDYDPRDESEISDFLTEAAFDYALGSVHSVDGLNVQYPSDFEEMSSNELDRFVDRYFENLVSLIESELFDVAAHPDLIERTPVLRGRATETHYRRAARAFADSRTVPEINAGRALREEGIVHPSSPFLDILREHGTRVTIGTDAHHPDEVGERAVFLDNFLQETGIEPVTPLD, from the coding sequence GTGCGCGACTTCCACGCTCACTCAAACTACTCCGATGGTCGGTTTCTTTCCCGGATGGTGCGCGCCGCTCAAGAGGCAGGTCTCGAGGCCTTCGGGTTCACGGACCACTGCAGCGTTTCCTCTCGAGAAGCCATGCAACACGCTCGTGCTTCGATGGGGTTCAACCTCGACATCACGTACGAACGCCGTAGAGACAGTATCGAGCGGCTGCGGCGCGAGGTCAGCGGGATCGAAATCTACGACGCGGTCGAGATGGACTACGATCCCCGGGACGAAAGCGAGATTAGTGATTTTCTCACCGAAGCAGCGTTCGATTACGCACTCGGCAGCGTCCACAGTGTTGACGGACTGAACGTCCAGTACCCCTCTGACTTCGAGGAAATGTCATCGAATGAATTGGATCGATTCGTCGATCGCTACTTCGAGAACCTCGTTTCGCTCATTGAATCGGAGCTATTCGATGTCGCTGCGCACCCGGATCTGATAGAACGAACGCCCGTGCTTCGCGGTCGGGCAACCGAGACCCACTACCGTCGGGCTGCACGGGCGTTCGCCGACTCGCGGACAGTCCCCGAGATCAACGCTGGCCGAGCGCTCCGCGAGGAGGGGATCGTTCACCCATCGTCCCCGTTCCTCGATATTCTCCGCGAACACGGAACTCGCGTGACAATCGGCACCGACGCTCACCATCCCGACGAGGTCGGCGAGCGCGCTGTGTTTCTGGATAATTTTCTGCAAGAGACTGGGATTGAACCGGTCACGCCGCTCGACTGA
- a CDS encoding cupin domain-containing protein, whose amino-acid sequence MERAAIDDVERDASGDDVERRRLSDRLDTNEIAINQYRIGPGSEFASGLHTHMDQEEVFFVLEGEATFETLVSSSPEHANTGGEITVKAGEAVRFAPGDFQSGKNEATNDLVVIALGAPRDSEDVRIPFACPTCDHDGLRIDPSENVTLVCPDCGDEHVPRACPDCGHDDLRAALSECAQPIVVCSNCRAEFESPPLQT is encoded by the coding sequence ATGGAACGAGCCGCGATTGACGATGTCGAACGCGACGCCAGTGGCGACGATGTCGAGCGCCGTCGGCTGTCCGATCGCTTGGATACAAACGAGATCGCAATCAATCAGTACCGGATCGGTCCCGGCAGCGAGTTCGCTAGTGGACTCCACACCCACATGGACCAAGAGGAGGTGTTCTTCGTGCTCGAAGGGGAAGCGACATTCGAGACGCTCGTGTCCTCTAGCCCAGAGCACGCGAACACGGGCGGCGAGATCACCGTCAAAGCAGGAGAGGCAGTGAGATTCGCGCCCGGTGACTTCCAGTCGGGGAAGAACGAAGCTACCAACGACCTCGTGGTGATTGCGTTGGGAGCACCACGTGATAGTGAGGACGTACGAATCCCGTTCGCGTGTCCCACGTGCGACCACGATGGGCTACGCATCGACCCGAGTGAGAACGTAACGCTCGTCTGTCCGGACTGCGGTGACGAACACGTTCCCAGAGCGTGTCCCGACTGTGGTCACGATGATCTCCGCGCCGCGCTCAGTGAGTGCGCACAGCCGATCGTCGTCTGCTCAAACTGTCGTGCTGAATTCGAGAGTCCTCCGCTCCAAACCTGA